The following coding sequences lie in one Streptomyces xiamenensis genomic window:
- a CDS encoding YdbC family protein, with amino-acid sequence MLVKWMRCTVIDRSGFHRGQQGWAVLPGEPGFRGQGGGWSRREPGVVHLFAFWESRSLYESFMAHSHERLAAAHRDSYRNMAVRLFEYRFDVKMGFEPRFTDADLLRVAHCRVHEDRAEHFALMQERVWNPAMAGSPGMLRGVFAEAAQDHEFLVLSMWNSAAERAKYRAERVERLGVRAQTGDDVASLTGDVIDVEPSWTV; translated from the coding sequence GTGCTGGTCAAGTGGATGCGCTGCACCGTGATCGACCGAAGCGGCTTTCATCGGGGGCAGCAGGGATGGGCGGTTCTGCCCGGTGAGCCGGGATTCCGGGGGCAGGGCGGCGGCTGGAGCCGGCGGGAACCGGGGGTGGTGCATCTGTTCGCGTTCTGGGAGAGCCGTTCGCTGTACGAGTCCTTCATGGCGCACTCCCACGAGCGGTTGGCGGCCGCGCACCGGGACAGTTACCGGAACATGGCGGTGCGGCTGTTCGAGTACCGCTTCGACGTGAAGATGGGCTTCGAGCCGCGGTTCACGGATGCCGACCTGCTGCGGGTGGCGCACTGCCGGGTGCACGAGGACCGCGCCGAGCACTTCGCGCTGATGCAGGAGCGGGTGTGGAACCCGGCGATGGCCGGTTCGCCCGGGATGCTGCGCGGGGTCTTCGCCGAGGCGGCGCAGGATCACGAGTTCCTGGTGCTGTCGATGTGGAACTCGGCGGCCGAACGCGCCAAGTACCGGGCCGAACGGGTGGAACGGCTGGGCGTGCGCGCCCAGACCGGGGACGACGTCGCCTCGCTCACCGGTGACGTCATCGATGTGGAGCCGTCCTGGACGGTGTGA
- a CDS encoding histidine phosphatase family protein, with protein MAQPRRIVLLRHGESQGNYDDSVYERIPDHALELTEKGRHQAAEAGTRLREVFDGEGVSAYVSPYRRTLQTFHLLGLDPTLVRVREEPRLREQDWGNWQDREDVRRQKRARDAYGHFFYRFAQGESGADVYDRVGAFLESLWRSFESPDHPPNVLLVTHGLTMRLFCMRWLHWSVAEFESLSNPGNGETRELRLGRDGRYHIDRPFEHWHTPERPFESAGTRPPSRP; from the coding sequence ATGGCACAGCCCAGGCGCATTGTTCTGCTCCGGCACGGAGAGTCACAGGGGAACTACGACGACTCGGTCTACGAGCGCATCCCCGACCATGCCCTGGAACTGACCGAGAAGGGGCGCCATCAGGCGGCGGAGGCCGGCACCCGGCTGCGGGAGGTCTTCGACGGGGAGGGCGTCTCGGCGTACGTCTCCCCCTACCGGCGCACCCTGCAGACCTTCCATCTGCTGGGGCTGGACCCCACGCTGGTACGGGTGCGCGAGGAGCCGCGGCTGCGGGAGCAGGACTGGGGCAACTGGCAGGACCGCGAGGACGTACGGCGGCAGAAGCGCGCCAGGGACGCCTACGGGCACTTCTTCTACCGTTTCGCACAAGGGGAGTCGGGCGCGGACGTGTACGACCGGGTGGGTGCCTTCCTGGAGAGTCTGTGGCGCAGTTTCGAGTCGCCCGACCATCCGCCCAATGTGCTGCTGGTGACCCACGGGCTGACCATGCGGCTGTTCTGCATGCGCTGGCTGCACTGGTCGGTGGCCGAGTTCGAGTCGCTCTCCAACCCGGGCAACGGGGAGACCAGGGAACTGCGTCTGGGGCGGGACGGCCGCTACCACATCGACCGTCCCTTCGAGCACTGGCACACTCCGGAACGCCCCTTCGAGAGCGCCGGTACGAGACCGCCCAGCCGTCCGTGA
- a CDS encoding ribonuclease HII: protein MAYEPPTHRVERSLRATTGARIVAGVDEVGRGAWAGPVTVCAAVTGLRRPPEGLTDSKLLTPARRVALAEVLGGWVTSHALGHASPQEIDALGMTAALRLAAVRALEALPERPDAVILDGKHDYLGAPWQVRTVIKGDLSCVAVAAASVIAKVHRDAMLAELGREHPAFGFDSNAGYPSPVHRAALEEQGPTAHHRLSWAYLDQLPRWRHLKLPPHREAPGRESLEDAGQLGFF from the coding sequence ATGGCCTACGAACCTCCTACTCATCGTGTCGAGCGGTCGCTGCGCGCCACCACCGGAGCGCGGATCGTCGCGGGGGTGGACGAGGTCGGCCGCGGTGCCTGGGCCGGCCCGGTCACCGTGTGCGCCGCCGTCACCGGACTGCGCCGCCCGCCCGAGGGGCTGACGGACTCCAAACTGCTCACCCCCGCCCGCCGGGTCGCGCTCGCCGAGGTGCTCGGGGGCTGGGTGACGTCCCATGCCCTGGGTCACGCATCGCCGCAGGAGATCGACGCGCTGGGCATGACGGCCGCGCTGCGGCTGGCCGCGGTGCGCGCCCTGGAGGCGCTGCCGGAACGGCCCGACGCGGTGATCCTCGACGGAAAGCACGACTATCTGGGCGCGCCCTGGCAGGTCCGCACGGTGATCAAGGGCGATCTGTCCTGCGTGGCGGTCGCCGCGGCCTCGGTCATCGCCAAGGTGCACCGGGACGCGATGCTCGCCGAACTGGGCCGCGAGCACCCCGCCTTCGGGTTCGACAGCAACGCCGGTTATCCCTCACCGGTGCACCGGGCCGCGCTCGAGGAGCAGGGCCCCACCGCACACCACCGCCTTTCCTGGGCCTACCTCGACCAACTGCCGCGCTGGCGCCACCTGAAGCTGCCGCCGCACCGGGAGGCTCCGGGGCGGGAGTCGCTGGAGGACGCCGGCCAGCTGGGCTTCTTCTGA
- a CDS encoding RecQ family ATP-dependent DNA helicase has protein sequence MGRMEQQTTAGPAPLSPSETEDLRTAADAVLARLVADTTGAARLRPDQWRAVEALVAHRRRALVVQRTGWGKSAVYFVATALLRERGRGPTVIISPLLALMRNQIDAAELAGIRARTINSANPQEWATIREEVAAGDVDVLLVSPERLNSPDFRDEVLPELASSTGLLVVDEAHCISDWGHDFRPDYRRLRTLLTELPTGVPVLATTATANARVTADVAEQLETSTAGDGETLVLRGPLERESLRLSVLRLPDAAHRLAWLDGHLEQLPGSGIIYALTVAAAEEVTAYLRARGHRVSSYTGRTENADREAAEADLLANRVKALVATSALGMGFDKPDLGFVVHLGSPSSPIAYYQQIGRAGRALEQAEVLLLPGPEDEAIWRYFASLAFPAEEQVRGTLRALEDAGAPMSLPALEPLVDLRRSRLEMMLKVLDVDGAVRRVRGGWIATGQPWEYDTRRYAWVARQRATEQQAMRDYVSADGCRMEFLRRQLDDPEATACSRCDNCAGARFDAVVAPGSLAAAHGELTRPGTAVEPRRMWPTGLPSIGLDLKGRIPPQEQASPGRALGRLSDIGWGNRLRPMLTPDAGDGPVPDDVAQAVVTVLADWAKGPGGWASDDPDAPARPVGVVVLDSRTRPRLVHSLGERIATVGRLPLLGTVHHNGSAGPVAPGNSAQRLRALHGSLELSASLAEALRSAGGPVLLVDDYTESGWTLAVAARLLRTSGATAVLPLVLAVQA, from the coding sequence ATGGGGCGCATGGAGCAGCAGACCACCGCGGGGCCCGCCCCGCTCTCCCCGTCCGAGACCGAGGACCTGCGCACGGCCGCCGACGCCGTGCTCGCGCGACTGGTGGCCGACACCACCGGCGCCGCCCGGCTGCGCCCCGATCAGTGGCGCGCCGTGGAAGCGCTGGTGGCCCACCGGCGCAGGGCCCTGGTCGTCCAGCGCACCGGCTGGGGCAAATCGGCCGTCTACTTCGTGGCCACCGCCCTGCTGCGCGAGCGGGGCCGCGGGCCCACCGTGATCATCTCGCCGCTCCTCGCGCTCATGCGCAACCAGATCGACGCCGCGGAACTGGCCGGCATCCGGGCCCGCACGATCAACTCGGCCAATCCGCAGGAGTGGGCCACCATCCGTGAAGAGGTGGCGGCGGGCGACGTGGATGTCCTGCTGGTCTCTCCCGAACGGCTCAACTCCCCGGACTTCCGTGACGAAGTGCTTCCCGAACTGGCCTCCTCCACGGGTCTGCTGGTGGTCGACGAGGCCCACTGCATCTCCGACTGGGGCCACGACTTCCGCCCCGACTACCGCAGGCTGCGCACCCTGCTGACCGAACTGCCCACCGGAGTGCCGGTACTGGCCACCACCGCCACCGCCAACGCCCGGGTGACCGCCGATGTCGCCGAACAGCTGGAGACGAGCACCGCCGGCGACGGCGAGACCCTGGTGCTGCGCGGGCCGCTGGAGCGCGAGAGCCTGCGGCTGTCCGTCCTGCGGCTGCCGGATGCCGCGCACCGGCTCGCCTGGCTGGACGGACACCTGGAGCAGTTGCCGGGCTCCGGCATCATCTACGCCCTCACCGTGGCCGCCGCCGAAGAGGTCACCGCTTATCTGCGCGCGCGGGGCCACCGCGTCTCCTCCTACACCGGACGCACCGAGAACGCCGACCGCGAGGCCGCCGAAGCCGACCTGCTGGCCAACCGGGTCAAGGCGCTGGTCGCGACCTCCGCGCTGGGCATGGGATTCGACAAGCCGGACCTGGGCTTCGTCGTCCATCTGGGCTCCCCCTCCTCACCCATCGCCTACTACCAGCAGATCGGCCGCGCCGGGCGCGCCCTGGAGCAGGCCGAGGTCCTGCTGCTGCCCGGGCCCGAGGACGAGGCCATCTGGCGCTACTTCGCCTCGTTGGCCTTCCCCGCCGAGGAACAGGTGCGCGGCACCCTGCGCGCGCTGGAGGACGCCGGCGCGCCGATGTCGCTGCCCGCGCTGGAGCCTCTGGTGGATCTGCGCCGCTCCCGGCTGGAGATGATGCTCAAGGTCCTCGATGTGGACGGCGCGGTACGGCGGGTGCGCGGTGGCTGGATCGCCACCGGGCAGCCCTGGGAGTACGACACGCGGCGCTACGCCTGGGTGGCCCGGCAGCGGGCGACCGAGCAGCAGGCCATGCGCGACTACGTCTCGGCGGACGGCTGCCGGATGGAGTTCCTGCGCCGGCAGCTGGACGATCCGGAGGCCACCGCCTGCAGCCGCTGCGACAACTGCGCGGGCGCCCGCTTCGACGCGGTCGTCGCCCCCGGGTCCCTGGCCGCGGCCCACGGCGAGCTGACCAGGCCCGGAACCGCCGTGGAGCCGCGCCGGATGTGGCCCACCGGGCTGCCTTCGATCGGTCTCGACCTCAAGGGGCGCATCCCGCCGCAGGAACAGGCGTCCCCGGGGCGGGCCCTGGGACGGCTCTCCGACATCGGCTGGGGCAATCGGCTGCGCCCGATGCTGACCCCGGACGCGGGGGACGGCCCGGTCCCCGACGATGTGGCCCAGGCCGTGGTCACCGTGCTCGCGGACTGGGCCAAGGGCCCCGGCGGCTGGGCCTCGGACGACCCGGATGCCCCCGCCAGGCCGGTCGGGGTGGTGGTACTGGACTCCAGAACCAGGCCGCGCCTGGTGCACTCGCTCGGTGAACGGATCGCCACCGTGGGCCGGCTCCCCCTGCTGGGCACCGTGCACCACAACGGCTCGGCGGGGCCGGTCGCACCCGGCAACAGCGCCCAGCGGCTGCGCGCGCTGCACGGCTCACTGGAGCTGTCGGCCTCGCTGGCCGAGGCGCTGCGCTCGGCCGGAGGTCCGGTCCTGCTGGTGGACGACTACACGGAGTCGGGATGGACGCTGGCGGTGGCGGCCAGGCTGCTGCGTACCTCCGGCGCCACGGCGGTCCTGCCGCTGGTGCTCGCCGTGCAGGCGTGA